DNA sequence from the bacterium genome:
AACCGGGATCCTAAAAAGGTCGTCATCCCGTCGGAAAGCAAACCGCTGGTGGCCGGCTTTAGCGTCGATGCGATCAAGTATATGTTGGGCGGCCGATATCGCGCCTCCTTTCGCCCGCTCAACGATGCGATCATGCAAGGCCGCATCAGAGGCGTGGTCGGCATCGTCGGTTGCAACAATGCCAAAGAAAAACTCGACGACTATATCAACACTCTGACGGAAGCGCTGATCAAACAGAACGTGCTGGTGCTGAAAACCGGGTGCGCGGCCATCGCGTCGGCCAAGCAGGGTCGTTTGACGCCGGAGACCGCCCTGAACCAAGCCGGCAGCGGCTTGCGCGAAGTATGCGAGGCGATCGGTATTCCGCCGATCCTGCACATGGGCAGTTGCGTGGACAACTCGCGCATCCTCGAGGCAGCCACAGAGATCGTGCGCGAAGGCGGGTTGGGCGATGACCTGTCGCAGATCCCGGCGGTCGGAGTGGCGCCGGAGTGGATGAGCGAAAAAGCCGTCTCGATCGGCTGCTATTTTGTCGCTTCAGGAATAGATGTCATTCTCGGCCATCCCTTTCACATCTCCGGTTCTGAGAAGGTCAGCCATTTTCTCAACGAGCAGGCGCGCGAATTGTTCGGCGCTTCGTTTCATGTCTGTTTGAATGCGCAGCAGGCGACGGAAAAAATCATGACGCTTCTCGATGCTAGCCGCAGCAAACTTGGCATCGATAAAAAAGCGGAACGCAAGCTGTATGACATGAAGGATAGGAGAGCGCTGGATGTCTAAGCTGATCTGCAGCAGTGCAATCGATGGAGCGGTCGAATGGGTAGCCCGCGCAGAAGCCAAGCTCGATGAGGCCATCGCCCGGAAAGGCGAACCACAGGCCGTAGCCTTTCCGGACACGGCGTATTATCTTCCGGTCATCTATTCCTTCACCGGCGAAGCGGTACACACCCTGGCCGACCTGCGCCGTATTCTACGCCTGGCCAAGGAATTGCTGCCCGCACGGCCCTCTGAGCAGGTCTGGTTGCCCTACCTCGGCAATGCGCTGGACGCGGGAGTGGCGGCGTTGTTCGCTTGTGAAATTATCGAAGCATGTAAATATCTCATCGGGCCCAATCCGGTGGACGATATCTGGCTGGGCGCGGCCAATGATGTCATCCTGCGCGAACGCGGCATCGAATTCGTCGACGGCACAGCGCCGGGATTTGCCGCTGTCACCGGCGCGGCGCCCAGCAACGCTGTGGCGGTCAAGATCGCCCGCGAATTGCAGGAAAAAAACATCTATGTCTTTATGGGCGGCGGTCTCAACGGCCGCCATTTTGCCCGTCAACTCGCTGAAGAGGGCGTGCAACTCGGCTGGGAAACACGACTGGTGCCCTTTGGCAACGACGTTTCCGCGCTGATCTATGCCCTGGGATTCGCCAACCGCGCCGCGCTCTCCTTTGGCGGCGTCAAGCCGGGCGATTTTGAGCGCAATCTCAAGTACAACAAAAACAGAATTTTTGCCTTTGTCCTGGCCTTGGGCGAGGTCACTGCGGATAAATACGCCGCAGCGGCCGGCGCCATCAACTATGGATTTCCGGTCATCGCCGATACACCGATTCCGCAAATCCTTCCCACCGGCGTCTGCACCTATGAACATGTGGTCTCCAGTGTTGCCCACGAACAGATGGTCGAAAAAGCGCTCGAGGTGAGAGGCTGTAAAATCAAGATCACCAAAGTGCCGATCCCAGTGCCCTATGGTCCGGCCTTTGAAGGGGAACGCATCCGCAAAACCGATGTGCAGGTGGAATTCGGCGGCAACCGCACTCCGGCTTTCGAATTCGTCACGTCCGCGGAGATGGACGAGATCAACGATGGCGAGATCGAGATCATCGGACCGGATATCGATAGCGTTGAACCCGGAGATGCGCTGCCGTTGGCCATCTGGGTACAGGTTGCCGGCCGCAAAATGCAGACCGATTTCGAACCGATCCTTGAACGCCAAATCCACCATCTGATCAACGGCGCCGAAGGCATCTGGCATATGGGTCAACGCGACATTGTCTGGACCCGGGTTTCCAAAAGCGGATTTGCCAAGGGATTGCGCCTCAAGGATTACGGCGAAATTATTCATGCCAAATTTATCTCCGACTATCCCGCCATTGTCGACAAGGTGCAAGTCACCTTGATCACCGAATCGGCTGAAGTGGAAAAACGCCTCGCCGTGGCCCGCAAGGTCTATGACGAACGCAACCGACGTCTGGAGTCGATGACCGACGACTCTGTGGACACCTTTTACAGCTGTCTGCTCTGCCAGTCCTTTGCCCCTAACCACGTCTGCATCATCACGCCGGAACGGCTGGGTTTGTGCGGAGCGTATAACTGGCTGGACGGCAAAGCCGCCTTTGAAATCGACGAAACCGGTCCCAACCAACCGGTTAAAAAAGGCGAGTGCTTGGATCCAATCCGGGGAATCTGGCAGGGCGTCGATGAATATGTCTACACCAACAGCCACAAGATGGTGCAGAGTTTTTGCGCATACTCCATCATGGATCGGCCGATGACCAGCTGCGGCTGTTTTGAAGTGATCTGCGCCTATCTGCCGGAGTGCAACGGCATCATGGCTGTCAACCGCGAATATCTAGAGGACACGCCGGTCGGCATGAGCTTTTCCACCCTTGCCGGAACCGTGGGCGGCGGGCAACAAACCCCGGGCTTTATGGGCTGCGGCAAGATCTTTCTCACCTCAAAAAAATTTCTCTTTGCCGATGGCGGTCATCGCCGGCTGGTCTGGATGACCAAAGAGCTCAAAACGCTTTTAGGCGAGGATTTGCAGAAAAGATTTTCCGAACAGGGGGCGCCGGATCTGCTGGATAAAATAGCGGATGAGACCATTGCCACCGATGCCCTGGCCGTTCGGGAGTACATGGAAAAAGTCGGCCATCCCGCGCTAAAAATGCCCGACATCACATTATTAGCGGATGCGGCAAAAGCGGAATCGCCCGTCGGCTTCCCTGCAGCCGCTGCAAGTTCACATCCGGCAGAGGTGGAAAAAGAGACCACCGCCGAGCGCAGCGATAGTGAGGAACAAACGATGACACCTGAACAGCTCGCCCAACTGAAACAATCGATTAAACAGGAAATCGTCGATGAGGTGAAAGGATCGCTGACCCGCGACATTGTGGCCGGGATCATTCAAACACTCGGGGAAAAATTCCTCGGCCAGGGAACGCCTGCACCCTCTGCTGCCGCCGCGCCGCCGATGGCATCAGCCGCTGCCGCGGCACCCCCTGAGCCAGCGGCAA
Encoded proteins:
- the cdhC gene encoding CO dehydrogenase/CO-methylating acetyl-CoA synthase complex subunit beta, producing MSKLICSSAIDGAVEWVARAEAKLDEAIARKGEPQAVAFPDTAYYLPVIYSFTGEAVHTLADLRRILRLAKELLPARPSEQVWLPYLGNALDAGVAALFACEIIEACKYLIGPNPVDDIWLGAANDVILRERGIEFVDGTAPGFAAVTGAAPSNAVAVKIARELQEKNIYVFMGGGLNGRHFARQLAEEGVQLGWETRLVPFGNDVSALIYALGFANRAALSFGGVKPGDFERNLKYNKNRIFAFVLALGEVTADKYAAAAGAINYGFPVIADTPIPQILPTGVCTYEHVVSSVAHEQMVEKALEVRGCKIKITKVPIPVPYGPAFEGERIRKTDVQVEFGGNRTPAFEFVTSAEMDEINDGEIEIIGPDIDSVEPGDALPLAIWVQVAGRKMQTDFEPILERQIHHLINGAEGIWHMGQRDIVWTRVSKSGFAKGLRLKDYGEIIHAKFISDYPAIVDKVQVTLITESAEVEKRLAVARKVYDERNRRLESMTDDSVDTFYSCLLCQSFAPNHVCIITPERLGLCGAYNWLDGKAAFEIDETGPNQPVKKGECLDPIRGIWQGVDEYVYTNSHKMVQSFCAYSIMDRPMTSCGCFEVICAYLPECNGIMAVNREYLEDTPVGMSFSTLAGTVGGGQQTPGFMGCGKIFLTSKKFLFADGGHRRLVWMTKELKTLLGEDLQKRFSEQGAPDLLDKIADETIATDALAVREYMEKVGHPALKMPDITLLADAAKAESPVGFPAAAASSHPAEVEKETTAERSDSEEQTMTPEQLAQLKQSIKQEIVDEVKGSLTRDIVAGIIQTLGEKFLGQGTPAPSAAAAPPMASAAAAAPPEPAAKAADAERTQATAAERIGAVASFAIRKEKCEVPIWTVQLGATREQGGTRGKTYTIGGETAMPFHLWEGEMPNRPLLAMEVFDAVSEKYPAVLREIYGDLLQQPAEMARHCVEQYGADLISVRLEGTHPEKGDRTAEQAVELVKQVLAAVDVPLIITGHSHFERNNQVLKSVAQACAGENLLLNWVEQDNYRTIAGAAIAYGHALVSQSPIDVNIAKQMNILLTNMDVKSEQIVMDPMTGAVGYGIEYTYSVMERIRYTGLNGDKMLAGAMILSPGQECIKIKEFRASQTDFPQWGELANRAALWEIATAQSFLFAGADILICYHPRTVQTLKKSISRLLDKKQPSPER